A genomic segment from Tribolium castaneum strain GA2 chromosome 11, icTriCast1.1, whole genome shotgun sequence encodes:
- the LOC103313487 gene encoding uncharacterized protein LOC103313487, with protein sequence MRQRNCAPRDQDLARSQPKSSVVSSTPMPFSRHKNFLPNASNSVSPITVVKPGNVTKPAKASTSANSRTKLFKAEISTPITDTSIRSQRLENIVLSLHRSLRAEPVVNNQRLDKNASTMSRKNANIFETTDKMMQTSNNNSLTGAKKLARSRRSNCDLSFSRNEELHFEKMVAEKRLADLIDKLEDNFLKRPPVESRMEENFSRIGTGVPWRVTIVPHENVALNANTLLAFGSSDEESFDDTFLPKMRPKPKVLVNKKKLKRGSGRFLKNATKNAKQSKLKLDERSMTSSVASEVPQTADQGRMKSRAKGKEKERVETLIKEPEENPGVKNKKRQSRSGTKSQTKHNVLDANHFQEVTSNSELFTERFLNEENKKVESTRKRQKKRDRTESPLKKLRKSDINDSKSGKQNMTQDDGEMVSYGTNTDNWRNDLFGESSMKEMEHLEKGNKSGQSLKKEKKKQNASPSKKQKAIVKCFANKNKEHSVTDDSGFDESQRVSVKAVVHARATQKNSKKPAGTQKQQLRNVDNIHILEDVMTNSDEETSRKVEIFFESNNQDTNFGAPNLDNLQQLRTITKKPSLNNSVNKSAGKSTARKTQNKEKKKQTKHSTTKSKAQSTTGITETTTDETTGCMQRRSGRQRKQTKIYSAGYILCTERDRYYKVATAVRDISQVTPECSFRLSGLQKRRTRITQMPPIMEPEVEMEGNTQKSKRKTKKPAKKQSSKKLKKDETPKRQETRTVSESETNLTRSDYIVGENVITSDYVSAENVAQNTQTPFVRLEEVTSRNIGSEELHNTVFSSPPFQAQESIKKNSVISGRISKRSSTKTSAKKTRDSLKKVVETQRDSSGNFMICPATNELIRYSFKNLVYKPSANLPGVMYAVTEDLKLGWLKISGGMSKPLFKTKNHTMSFVVVEGKAEVGIQDKCDLYKKHDIFIVPQGAEYYINNKNKTNPLLLVFFKVAYADKPT encoded by the exons atgaggCAAAGAAACTGCGCCCCTCGGGACCAAGACCTGGCTCGCTCGCAACCAAAATCTTCAGTTGTGAGCAGTACCCCAATGCCATTTAGTCGGCACAAAAACTTTCTTCCGAATGCCAGTAATTCAGTGTCACCCATTACCGTCGTCAAACCGGGCAACGTAACCAAACCGGCGAAAGCGAGCACATCAGCGAACTCACGTACCAAACTCTTCAAAGCAGAAATATCGACACCGATCACGGACACTTCGATCAGAAGCCAGCGCTTGGAAAACATTGTGTTGTCGTTACACCGGTCTCTTCGCGCCGAACCTGTGGTCAACAACCAGCGCTTGGATAAAAATGCCTCGACAATGTCTcggaaaaacgcaaatattttcGAAACCACTGATAAAATGATGCAAACTTCcaataataattcattaacGGGGGCGAAAAAGCTGGCAAGGAGCAGGAGATCCAACTGTGATCTTTCATTCTCTAGGAATGAAGAACTCCATTTTGAGAAAATGGTCGCGGAGAAGAGGCTCGCAGATTTGATCGACAAGTTagaagacaattttttgaagagaCCGCCTGTGGAATCCCGaatggaggagaatttttcgAGAATTGGTACTGGAGTACCATGGCGAGTGACGATTGTACCTCATGAAAATGTTGCGTTAAATGCAAATACTTTACTAGCGTTTGGAAGTTCCGATGAGGAGTCTTTTGATGACACTTTCCTACCAAAAATGCGCCCGAAACCCAAAGTTCTCGTTAATAAAAAGAAGTTGAAAAGGGGTTCGGGAAGATTTTTGAAGAATGCAACGAAAAACGCAAAGCAGAGTAAACTAAAGCTGGATGAAAGAAGTATGACTAGTTCAGTTGCAAGTGAAGTACCTCAAACGGCGGACCAAGGACGGATGAAAAGTAGGGCAAAGGGAAAGGAAAAAGAAAGGGTTGAAACTTTAATAAAGGAACCAGAAGAGAATCCaggagttaaaaataaaaagagacAAAGCCGAAGTGGAACTAAATCACAGACGAAACATAACGTACTAGACGCTAATCATTTTCAAGAAGTGACGTCTAATAGTGAACTATTCACTGAACGTTTTTTGAAcgaggaaaataaaaaagttgaaagTACACGGAAAAGACAGAAGAAACGGGATAGGACTGAAAGTCCGCtcaaaaaactaagaaaatcaGATATAAACGATTCCAAGAGTGGCAAGCAAAATATGACACAAGACGATGGAGAAATGGTGTCATATGGTACAAATACGGATAACTGGAGAAATGACTTATTTGGTGAAAGTTCGATGAAAGAAATGGAACATTTGGAGAAGGGAAATAAATCAGGGCAAAgtttaaagaaagaaaaaaagaaacagaACGCAAGTccatcaaaaaaacaaaaagcaataGTAAAgtgttttgcaaataaaaataaggaaCACAGTGTCACTGATGACAGTGGTTTCGATGAATCGCAAAGAGTGTCAGTTAAGGCGGTCGTACATGCAAGAGCTacacaaaaaaacagtaaaaagcCAGCAGGAacacaaaaacaacaattaagaAATGTAGACAATATACATATTTTGGAAG aCGTAATGACTAATAGTGATGAAGAAACGTCACGCaaagttgaaatattttttgaatcaaaTAATCAGGATACTAATTTCGGTGCACCGAATCTGGACAATTTGCAACAGTTACGAACTATTACCAAGAAACCATCACTAAATA ACAGCGTTAATAAATCAGCTGGAAAAAGTACAGCGaggaaaacacaaaataaagagaaaaaaaagcaGACAAAACATTCTACAACGAAGTCTAAAGCCCAAAGTACAACAGGAATTACTGAAACGACAACTGACGAGACAACAGGAT GTATGCAAAGGAGATCGGGAAGGCAACGAAAACAAACAAAGATTTATTCAGCTGGTTACATCCTATGCACTGAAAGGGACAGATATT ATAAAGTCGCAACGGCGGTAAGGGATATATCACAAGTAACGCCTGAATGTTCATTTCGACTTTCGGGACTACAAAAACGGCGTACTCGTATAACTCAAATGCCACCAATTATGGAGCCGGAAGTTGAAATGGAAGGTAATACTCAAAAGTCGAAAAGGAAAACTAAGAAACCGGCTAAAAAACAATCAAGTAAGAAACTAAAGAAAGATGAGACCCCAAAACGTCAAGAAACCAGAACTGTTTCTGAATCGGAGACAAATCTAACCAGAAGTGATTACATTGTTGGAGAAAATGTAATTACCTCCGATTATGTTAGTGCAGAAAATGTTGcacaaaacactcaaacaccATTTGTAAGACTAGAAGAAGTAACTTCAAGGAACATTGGTTCTGAAGAACTTCATAACACCGTCTTTTCTTCACCACCGTTCCAAGCACAAGAGAGTATCAAGAAAAATTCTGTTATATCTGGAAGAATATCTAAACGGTCTAGTACCAAAACCAGCGCGAAAAAAACTAGGGATTCCTTGAAAAAGGTAGTCGAGACTCAACGCGACTCAAGCGGTAATTTCATGATCTGTCCAGCAACTAATGAGCTTATTA GATACAGTTTCAAAAATCTGGTGTACAAACCGAGCGCTAATTTGCCTGGTGTCATGTACGCTGTGACGGAAGATCTAAAATTGGGTTGGTTGAAGATAAGCGGAGGAATGTCAAAGCCATTGTTTAAAACTAAGAATCACACTATG TCGTTCGTAGTTGTAGAAGGAAAAGCGGAGGTGGGGATACAGGACAAGTgtgatttgtataaaaaacacGACATATTTATTGTTCCACAAG GAGCGGAATATtacataaataacaaaaataaaactaaccCCTTGCTATTGGTTTTCTTCAAAGTCGCATATGCGGACAAACCGACGTAA